One genomic region from Streptomyces sp. Li-HN-5-11 encodes:
- a CDS encoding LacI family DNA-binding transcriptional regulator yields MGYAEKRAGYWRGRYKIEDGKYGTVSDSTGAVVKFATKREAKQAADAEEVNVRRGQWRDPSLGQETFGEYASRWYEAQDLAASTMQNYKRHIEEHLLPDFEDKALAGILRTDVAAWEKKEKAVYAASSVKTWRSTLHLIFEDAIDEGLITYNPAARRRGRGKRAGRSRDRGPEKVVTSALGILLTAERAALLSGRDDEFVAVVLKGYTGKRWGEIVGLETEFVRPGVFRVEWQLYELDTGELVRCPPKDDSYRNIDSMGWLSSLVFDHIARTKPTPCPCHGRTYVFRGQGAARTGGHQGAKLVDVARLAGVSTGTVSNVLNRPDRVAEATRLRVEKAISDLGFVRGGTVSEHAAHWRRNGFATWLFTPAASGWYPKKAPQEARPVPILGERWPGVPARGRGATDRADACWLPIAKGLTPHGLRHTHRTMMEDLGTEKVLMDERMGHLDGSVSARYAHVTRGMRERLKLGLTQQWEAALDARLALCPTSPVRVLNDLLRARAAALR; encoded by the coding sequence GTGGGGTACGCAGAGAAGCGCGCCGGCTACTGGCGCGGGCGGTACAAGATCGAGGATGGCAAGTACGGCACGGTCTCCGATTCCACGGGTGCCGTGGTCAAGTTCGCCACCAAGCGCGAAGCCAAGCAGGCCGCAGACGCCGAAGAGGTCAACGTCCGGCGCGGCCAGTGGCGCGACCCGAGCCTAGGTCAGGAGACCTTCGGCGAGTACGCAAGCCGCTGGTACGAGGCCCAGGACCTGGCCGCCTCGACCATGCAGAACTACAAGCGCCACATCGAGGAGCACCTGCTCCCCGACTTCGAGGACAAGGCGCTCGCCGGCATCCTGCGCACGGACGTCGCCGCCTGGGAGAAGAAGGAGAAGGCCGTGTACGCGGCCTCCAGCGTCAAGACCTGGCGCTCGACCCTCCACCTGATCTTCGAGGACGCGATCGACGAGGGTCTGATCACCTACAACCCGGCCGCCAGGCGGCGAGGGCGTGGCAAGCGCGCCGGCCGCTCGCGGGACCGCGGTCCGGAGAAGGTCGTCACCTCCGCCCTCGGCATCCTCCTGACCGCCGAGCGAGCGGCCCTGCTGTCCGGCCGCGACGACGAGTTCGTCGCCGTAGTCCTCAAGGGCTACACCGGAAAGCGCTGGGGCGAAATCGTCGGATTGGAAACGGAGTTCGTCCGGCCCGGCGTGTTCCGTGTCGAGTGGCAGCTGTACGAGCTGGACACCGGTGAGCTGGTGCGCTGTCCGCCGAAGGACGACAGCTACCGCAACATCGACTCGATGGGCTGGCTATCGTCCCTGGTCTTCGACCACATCGCCCGTACGAAGCCGACGCCGTGTCCCTGCCACGGGAGGACGTACGTCTTCCGGGGCCAAGGGGCAGCGCGTACCGGTGGGCACCAGGGCGCGAAGCTCGTCGACGTCGCGCGGCTGGCGGGCGTCTCCACGGGGACGGTCTCCAACGTCCTCAACCGACCCGACCGGGTCGCCGAGGCCACCCGACTGCGGGTCGAGAAAGCCATATCCGACCTCGGATTCGTACGGGGCGGCACAGTGTCGGAGCACGCAGCCCACTGGCGCAGGAACGGCTTCGCCACCTGGCTGTTCACCCCGGCGGCCTCCGGCTGGTACCCGAAGAAGGCACCACAAGAGGCCCGCCCCGTGCCCATCCTCGGCGAGCGGTGGCCCGGCGTCCCCGCACGAGGGCGGGGCGCCACCGATCGCGCCGATGCCTGCTGGCTCCCGATCGCCAAGGGCCTCACACCCCACGGCCTGCGGCACACCCACCGGACGATGATGGAGGACCTGGGCACCGAGAAGGTGCTCATGGACGAGCGCATGGGCCACCTCGACGGTTCGGTCTCCGCGCGCTACGCCCACGTCACCCGTGGCATGCGAGAGCGCCTCAAGCTCGGCCTGACCCAGCAGTGGGAGGCAGCACTCGACGCCCGCCTGGCCCTGTGCCCGACGTCACCGGTGCGCGTCCTCAACGACCTTCTGCGCGCACGCGCAGCCGCCCTCCGGTAG
- a CDS encoding relaxase/mobilization nuclease domain-containing protein, with amino-acid sequence MIPRIHQQGSNTLGLLHYLYGKGTHEEHIDPHLVASFDGMAPDPGRDPSVTKKDLQHLLDQPLSLLAVDQRPDQHVWHCSVRAAPDDPILSDEQWGDIARRVVAATGIDPGDGAGCRWAAVRHADDHIHIIATLVREDGRRPDHHRSGKRAQAECRLIEKELGLHQVAPGDGTAAKRATSAERHKAKREGRQRPAREELRETVRRAVAGATDEDEFFDRLAAAGLLIRKRIAPSGDLLGYKVALPDDRNKDDDPVYYSGSTLAPDLSLPRIRERWTLPAEAAASTDGSELGPPALPDVTGPAFARRRATTAAWQALLIIDHGDDGTAAAQIAAAGEILDALAKTSAAHTRAELREAAFAFERASRSHIKAVRGHDRALRQAARDLVHSGPALGRGEDGATTAMLIDMAFFLAIASANWHAKKHHSQQAAAAQQAAEHLRAAYQAAAAEPMSILRQRGHRLAPRVRQRQADLLHQVLPELAEQVAAEAGWAALAATLDDAQRAGHDPAALLTEAARRRELDTAGSISDVLVWRLRRSAHLLALPESRDGTSARGNRRTPSPAHSTVNDFRRRR; translated from the coding sequence TTGATCCCCCGGATCCACCAGCAGGGCAGCAACACCCTCGGGCTCCTGCACTACCTGTACGGCAAGGGCACCCACGAGGAGCACATCGACCCGCACCTGGTCGCTTCCTTCGACGGCATGGCCCCCGACCCCGGCCGCGACCCTTCGGTCACGAAGAAGGACCTCCAACACCTCCTCGACCAGCCCCTGTCCCTCCTCGCCGTGGACCAGCGTCCCGACCAGCATGTCTGGCACTGCTCGGTGCGCGCCGCCCCCGACGACCCGATCCTGTCCGACGAGCAGTGGGGCGACATCGCCCGCCGCGTGGTCGCCGCCACCGGCATCGATCCTGGCGACGGGGCCGGCTGCCGCTGGGCAGCCGTCCGGCATGCCGACGACCACATCCACATCATCGCCACCCTCGTACGGGAGGACGGCCGCCGCCCCGACCACCACCGCTCCGGCAAACGCGCCCAGGCCGAATGCCGCCTGATCGAAAAGGAACTCGGCCTGCACCAGGTCGCGCCCGGCGACGGTACCGCCGCCAAGCGGGCCACCAGCGCCGAGCGGCACAAGGCGAAGCGCGAGGGCAGGCAGCGCCCCGCGCGGGAGGAGCTGCGGGAGACCGTACGTCGTGCGGTGGCCGGCGCGACCGATGAGGATGAGTTCTTCGACCGGCTGGCCGCTGCCGGTCTGCTGATCCGCAAGCGCATCGCACCCTCCGGTGACCTGCTCGGCTACAAGGTCGCCCTGCCCGACGACCGCAACAAGGACGACGATCCGGTCTACTACTCCGGCTCCACACTCGCACCCGACCTGTCCCTGCCCCGCATCCGCGAACGCTGGACCCTACCCGCAGAGGCTGCCGCCTCGACGGACGGCTCCGAGCTGGGGCCGCCCGCCCTTCCGGACGTGACAGGTCCCGCGTTCGCTCGGCGCCGGGCGACCACCGCCGCGTGGCAGGCCCTGCTGATCATCGATCACGGCGATGACGGCACGGCAGCAGCCCAGATCGCTGCGGCAGGCGAGATCCTGGACGCGCTCGCCAAGACCTCCGCCGCCCACACCCGCGCTGAACTGCGCGAAGCGGCCTTCGCGTTCGAACGGGCCAGCCGCTCCCACATCAAGGCCGTACGCGGGCACGACCGCGCTCTGCGCCAGGCCGCCCGCGATCTCGTCCACAGCGGGCCCGCCCTCGGCCGCGGCGAGGACGGCGCCACCACCGCCATGCTCATCGACATGGCCTTCTTCCTCGCCATCGCCTCGGCGAACTGGCACGCGAAGAAGCACCACAGCCAGCAGGCCGCCGCCGCCCAGCAAGCCGCCGAACACCTCCGCGCCGCCTACCAGGCCGCCGCGGCCGAGCCCATGTCCATTCTTCGCCAGCGCGGCCATCGTCTGGCTCCACGTGTCCGGCAGCGACAGGCCGACCTTCTCCACCAGGTGCTGCCGGAACTGGCCGAACAGGTCGCGGCCGAGGCCGGCTGGGCCGCCCTGGCCGCCACCCTCGACGACGCTCAGAGAGCCGGCCACGACCCGGCCGCCCTGCTGACCGAGGCCGCCCGACGGCGCGAGCTCGACACCGCCGGCTCCATCAGCGACGTCCTCGTGTGGCGCCTGCGCCGCAGCGCCCACCTGCTCGCCCTGCCCGAAAGCCGTGACGGCACATCCGCCCGAGGAAACCGGCGCACCCCGTCCCCGGCCCACAGCACCGTGAACGACTTCCGCCGTCGGCGCTGA
- a CDS encoding DUF3644 domain-containing protein, whose product MAYARWRHILMESQRHALKAVDEWNCSTGNYSDFLTHMHRAWHYLLHAEFHKAKIDYHYRDPKTGQHQLIDGEPKAWDLDRCLRERFPDNQDPVRLNGELFVALRNKVEHRYEHNLKIATGGRAQALVMNYEQEIVAHFGSEYSLADRLRFPMSLQALTAAGREQLQEAAKKLPKHTRDLVARFEAAIDPAVLDDLRYDYRVRLVPITGSKTEADLAINFVKLDELSEDERRTMVQAGRLGTVIEKVKHVEVADKDKLLPGRVARLVEDQVPFEFSASHEHAMMWRRIGVRPATGAPDPCATDAKYCIYSEAFGTYVYTPAWVKKIIREIGTVEKYKAFFGREPRLKKVTQFPKRPGAPEANDARQHNKSA is encoded by the coding sequence ATGGCATACGCTCGCTGGCGCCACATCCTCATGGAGTCGCAGCGGCACGCCCTCAAAGCAGTGGACGAGTGGAATTGCTCGACTGGTAACTACAGCGACTTCCTCACGCACATGCACAGGGCGTGGCACTACCTGCTCCATGCTGAGTTCCACAAGGCGAAGATCGACTATCACTACAGGGACCCCAAGACCGGTCAGCACCAGCTGATCGACGGCGAACCCAAGGCTTGGGATCTGGACCGGTGCTTGAGGGAGCGCTTTCCCGACAACCAGGATCCCGTGCGCTTGAACGGGGAACTTTTCGTGGCGCTCCGCAACAAGGTGGAGCACCGCTATGAGCACAACCTGAAGATCGCCACGGGCGGCAGGGCCCAGGCACTCGTCATGAACTACGAGCAGGAGATAGTCGCCCACTTCGGCTCCGAGTACAGCCTTGCCGATCGGCTCCGTTTCCCGATGTCGCTTCAGGCCCTCACCGCTGCGGGGCGCGAGCAACTCCAGGAGGCGGCGAAGAAGCTGCCAAAGCACACCCGCGACCTGGTGGCGAGGTTCGAGGCCGCCATCGATCCCGCGGTGCTGGACGATCTCCGATACGACTACCGCGTGCGGCTCGTGCCCATCACCGGTTCGAAGACAGAGGCCGACTTGGCGATCAACTTCGTCAAGCTCGACGAGCTGAGCGAGGACGAGCGCAGGACCATGGTCCAGGCCGGGCGTCTCGGTACAGTGATCGAGAAGGTCAAGCACGTCGAAGTGGCTGACAAGGACAAGCTGCTCCCGGGACGGGTGGCTCGTCTCGTGGAAGACCAGGTGCCCTTCGAATTCAGCGCCAGTCACGAGCACGCGATGATGTGGCGACGCATTGGGGTCAGACCTGCCACCGGAGCTCCCGATCCCTGCGCCACCGACGCGAAGTACTGCATCTACAGCGAGGCGTTCGGCACGTACGTCTACACGCCGGCCTGGGTTAAGAAGATCATCAGGGAGATCGGCACTGTCGAGAAGTACAAGGCGTTCTTCGGCAGGGAGCCCCGCCTGAAGAAGGTGACCCAGTTTCCGAAGCGGCCGGGAGCGCCGGAAGCGAACGACGCGCGGCAGCACAACAAGTCCGCCTGA
- a CDS encoding DUF2637 domain-containing protein produces MNRNGRITLVIGLVAVVLMAFRVSWNALSDVARAIGADSTAALLYPIVVDGLMALALVATLVLAGTDRKFALRVLATYTIASLLLNYVHGLIPALHTTSPQWGRLAGWDPANWALVLLATSLPVGSIYFGSDLVAKVLHHNLESADSAEVASAQSGRQQADEQAARSTSDQAESDPEQLTESTPVKVAEAPATRPSQADESVPATRPLRSAAAMESTGAAPRRANSRVRATTMSTAGRTRTRTRTEAEVLDEARLLTADWSDDWLTAERLRSELRIGQKRARALRDQLQAERTSQAEPVAHDGFEAEPLNGLVEAASQRQRELGTAPVGTA; encoded by the coding sequence ATGAACCGCAACGGACGCATCACCCTCGTCATCGGCCTGGTGGCCGTCGTCCTCATGGCCTTCCGGGTCTCGTGGAACGCCCTGTCCGACGTGGCCCGCGCCATCGGCGCCGACTCCACTGCCGCCCTGCTCTACCCAATCGTGGTCGACGGACTGATGGCCCTCGCGCTGGTCGCCACCCTCGTGCTGGCCGGTACCGACCGGAAGTTCGCGCTGCGGGTCCTGGCGACCTACACGATCGCCAGCCTCCTGCTGAACTACGTCCACGGCCTCATTCCGGCCCTGCACACCACGTCGCCCCAGTGGGGCCGACTGGCTGGCTGGGACCCTGCGAACTGGGCTCTCGTACTGCTGGCGACCTCGCTCCCGGTCGGGTCGATCTACTTCGGGTCGGACCTCGTGGCGAAAGTGCTGCACCACAACCTCGAGTCGGCCGACTCCGCCGAAGTGGCCTCAGCCCAGTCGGGGCGTCAGCAAGCTGACGAGCAGGCCGCACGGTCGACGTCTGACCAGGCCGAATCGGACCCCGAGCAGCTGACCGAGTCGACCCCCGTGAAGGTCGCCGAGGCGCCCGCGACGAGGCCGAGCCAGGCCGACGAGTCGGTCCCCGCCACCCGACCGCTCCGGTCAGCCGCCGCGATGGAGTCGACCGGAGCCGCCCCGCGTCGGGCGAACAGCCGGGTCCGCGCCACCACCATGTCGACCGCCGGCCGCACGCGCACCCGCACCCGCACCGAAGCCGAAGTCCTTGACGAGGCCCGACTCCTGACCGCCGACTGGAGCGACGATTGGCTGACCGCCGAGCGTCTGCGCAGCGAACTACGGATCGGCCAGAAGCGCGCCCGCGCCCTGCGCGACCAGCTGCAGGCCGAGCGCACCAGCCAGGCCGAGCCCGTCGCGCACGACGGCTTCGAGGCCGAGCCTCTCAACGGACTCGTCGAAGCCGCCTCCCAGCGGCAGAGGGAACTCGGCACAGCCCCCGTCGGCACCGCCTGA
- a CDS encoding DnaB-like helicase N-terminal domain-containing protein, with protein MADPQPNTPSRFREPEPTLDSAEPPYNVDAERAVLGACMHNGDIIDAVRPVLGEGAFYRPERETIWRALLAQHREDKPTDPIVLTELLQQQGDLERVGGRSYLHQLADVHYGTGGAEHHAEIIREKANLRRLLASAIRTVQRAQEPGADPEAIRSEVEAEMRAERERALASGQGRLNRFARDGWSFVKETGADAEPLWGTREKTVWAPGESLMIVGAPGVGKTTLAHQVVFARLGLQETVLEMPVSPSRRVLYLAMDRPRQIARAMDRRVFPTDEKILRERLVVWEGPLPATLDKEPDLLADLAAAHRADTIVIDSLKDAVSTMVDDSLAVAFHNARMRALRGGVEILELHHQRKATADAPRGQRPALDQVYGSTWITAGAGSVLFITGRAGDPAVTLHHLKTPTGEIGPLDVTHDHVRGTTTVDPSKDPAVLLRNAPSGLTARDLAAILIGGGAPERADVEKARRHLARLVDNGLATRADGIAGGAGGGQQTRYYPSARHLTAVG; from the coding sequence ATGGCCGATCCCCAACCGAATACGCCATCCCGCTTCAGGGAACCCGAGCCGACGCTGGACTCGGCGGAGCCTCCGTACAACGTGGACGCCGAGCGCGCGGTCCTCGGCGCCTGCATGCACAACGGCGACATCATCGACGCGGTCCGGCCGGTTCTGGGCGAGGGCGCCTTCTACCGGCCGGAACGCGAGACCATCTGGCGTGCGCTGCTTGCCCAGCACCGCGAGGACAAGCCGACCGACCCGATCGTCCTCACCGAGCTGCTCCAGCAGCAGGGGGATCTGGAGCGCGTCGGTGGCCGTTCCTACCTGCACCAGCTCGCCGACGTGCACTACGGCACCGGCGGCGCGGAGCACCACGCGGAGATCATCCGCGAGAAGGCCAACCTCCGCCGCCTGCTCGCCTCCGCGATCCGCACCGTCCAGCGCGCCCAGGAGCCGGGCGCCGACCCCGAGGCGATCCGCAGCGAGGTCGAAGCGGAGATGCGGGCCGAGCGCGAGCGGGCACTCGCCTCGGGACAGGGGCGCCTGAACCGCTTCGCCAGGGACGGGTGGTCCTTCGTCAAGGAGACCGGCGCGGACGCCGAGCCCTTGTGGGGCACCCGTGAGAAGACCGTCTGGGCGCCGGGCGAGAGCCTGATGATCGTCGGCGCTCCGGGTGTCGGCAAGACCACCCTGGCCCACCAGGTGGTCTTCGCCCGCCTCGGTCTGCAGGAGACGGTCCTGGAGATGCCGGTCTCCCCCAGCAGGCGGGTGCTCTACCTGGCCATGGACCGGCCCCGGCAGATCGCCCGGGCGATGGACCGCCGCGTCTTCCCCACCGACGAGAAGATCCTGCGCGAGCGTCTCGTGGTCTGGGAGGGCCCGCTGCCCGCCACCCTCGACAAGGAGCCCGACCTCCTCGCCGACCTCGCCGCCGCCCATCGCGCCGACACCATCGTGATCGACAGCCTCAAGGACGCGGTGAGCACGATGGTCGACGACAGCCTCGCGGTCGCCTTCCACAACGCCCGCATGCGCGCCCTGCGAGGCGGCGTGGAGATCCTGGAGCTGCACCACCAGCGCAAGGCCACCGCCGACGCCCCACGCGGCCAGCGCCCCGCCCTGGACCAGGTCTACGGCTCCACCTGGATCACCGCCGGCGCGGGCAGCGTCCTCTTCATCACCGGCCGGGCAGGCGACCCGGCGGTCACCCTGCACCACCTTAAGACCCCCACCGGGGAGATCGGCCCGCTCGACGTCACCCACGACCACGTGCGCGGCACCACCACCGTCGACCCCAGCAAGGACCCCGCCGTCCTGCTGCGCAACGCCCCCAGCGGGCTGACCGCCCGCGACCTGGCGGCCATCCTGATCGGTGGAGGCGCCCCCGAACGCGCCGACGTCGAGAAGGCACGACGCCACCTCGCCCGCCTCGTCGACAACGGCCTGGCCACCAGGGCCGACGGCATCGCCGGAGGAGCCGGAGGCGGACAGCAGACCCGCTACTACCCCTCCGCACGCCACCTCACCGCCGTCGGCTGA
- a CDS encoding helix-turn-helix domain-containing protein: MHEPAIPRASAAIPHAEVAFPRLYLPDEVAAVLGCSAWWVKDRARRRLIPFTRVGRAYRFSDDHLAEIIRMHEERPARNPQRPSGMTASAPQPPVRRKSEGPAPARRLKARPPRRMLKSQYGTAA, encoded by the coding sequence TTGCACGAACCCGCAATACCCCGTGCCTCCGCAGCGATTCCGCACGCCGAGGTCGCCTTCCCGCGCCTCTACCTCCCCGATGAAGTCGCCGCCGTCCTCGGCTGCTCCGCCTGGTGGGTAAAGGACCGCGCCCGCCGACGGCTCATCCCGTTCACCCGCGTTGGCCGCGCCTACCGCTTCTCGGATGATCACCTCGCCGAGATCATCCGCATGCACGAAGAGCGCCCGGCCCGGAATCCGCAGCGCCCCAGCGGCATGACTGCGTCTGCTCCGCAGCCTCCGGTGCGTCGGAAGAGCGAGGGGCCTGCGCCCGCACGCCGCCTCAAGGCTCGGCCACCGCGCCGCATGCTCAAGTCCCAGTACGGCACCGCCGCTTAG
- a CDS encoding Pr6Pr family membrane protein, producing the protein MAAPIPSPPSPPTPPTPPGAAGTTPRIYRDIPDLPAIPRIPTLPPATVPATAVMAPRRHPWAAVCRLLIAAAAAAAVTAELLIGPPAHVLSHFTIQSNILLALVLTISAHRAWTARRPLPAGVTGAAVLYATITALVHHVLLAQTTPPFSITDAPATHPLWQSVAGQILCTATPAAALLDWLLLTAPDRLHLGQAAPWLLYPLAYLAFSLARGQLLAPGTADRYLYPFLDVDHHGYKHVLGNALLLGLSFSALALLLIALDHVRPNPTRRHRPKTGFRLQPPVG; encoded by the coding sequence ATGGCCGCCCCGATACCCTCGCCGCCCTCACCCCCCACGCCACCGACACCACCCGGTGCAGCCGGAACGACGCCCCGGATCTACCGGGACATACCGGACCTGCCCGCGATCCCGCGCATTCCCACACTGCCGCCCGCCACCGTCCCCGCGACCGCCGTGATGGCGCCCAGGCGCCACCCCTGGGCAGCCGTCTGCCGCCTCCTGATCGCGGCGGCAGCCGCAGCCGCAGTGACGGCCGAACTGCTCATCGGCCCCCCGGCCCACGTCCTGAGCCACTTCACGATCCAGAGCAACATCCTTCTGGCCCTGGTCCTCACGATCTCCGCCCACAGGGCGTGGACCGCCCGCCGCCCCCTCCCCGCGGGGGTGACCGGCGCGGCTGTGCTCTACGCCACGATCACGGCCCTGGTCCACCACGTGCTCCTGGCCCAGACCACCCCACCGTTCTCGATCACGGACGCACCCGCGACCCACCCGCTCTGGCAGTCCGTGGCCGGCCAGATCCTCTGTACGGCGACCCCGGCAGCGGCCCTCCTGGACTGGCTCCTGCTGACGGCCCCCGACCGCCTGCACCTCGGCCAGGCCGCGCCCTGGCTCCTGTACCCCCTGGCCTACCTGGCCTTCTCCCTCGCACGCGGCCAACTGCTCGCGCCAGGCACCGCAGACCGCTACCTGTACCCCTTCCTGGACGTCGACCACCACGGCTACAAGCACGTCCTGGGCAACGCCCTCCTGCTGGGCCTCTCCTTCTCCGCCCTGGCCCTCCTCCTGATCGCCCTCGACCACGTCCGCCCGAACCCGACCCGCCGCCACCGCCCCAAAACCGGATTTCGTCTCCAGCCACCAGTGGGCTAA
- a CDS encoding mobilization protein, translating to MEDRSMHDPHHELPIPQWGMATGLNSTASWRSGHSPAGGAPEPDPAPGVAGSVRHQGAPDGRAAAEGGPQPGKSSPKGKAKKGKSRPRDKKQRPAHSVRLNEQELAIIQSGADHVDMSVAGFLAHSALAAARDQSRTAAAIATERDILTALFGVRRQLGWAGSNVNQAVKALNSGADAPHFAAALTDLQRAAQAVQRAADRITNRQEDQAA from the coding sequence ATGGAGGACCGATCCATGCACGACCCGCACCACGAACTCCCCATCCCTCAATGGGGGATGGCTACCGGCCTGAACAGCACAGCAAGTTGGAGGTCCGGACACTCCCCCGCAGGGGGAGCGCCCGAACCCGACCCCGCCCCGGGGGTGGCGGGGTCCGTCCGGCACCAGGGGGCGCCGGACGGGAGGGCTGCGGCCGAGGGTGGACCGCAGCCAGGCAAGTCCAGCCCGAAGGGCAAGGCCAAGAAGGGGAAGTCGCGTCCGCGCGACAAGAAGCAGCGCCCCGCCCACAGCGTCCGCCTCAATGAACAAGAACTCGCCATCATCCAGTCCGGGGCCGACCACGTCGACATGAGCGTGGCCGGGTTCCTGGCCCACTCCGCCCTGGCCGCCGCCCGCGACCAGTCCCGCACCGCAGCCGCTATCGCCACCGAACGGGACATCCTGACCGCTCTGTTCGGCGTGCGCCGTCAGCTCGGCTGGGCTGGCAGCAACGTCAACCAGGCCGTCAAGGCACTCAACTCCGGTGCCGACGCACCCCACTTCGCTGCCGCCCTCACCGATCTGCAACGCGCCGCACAGGCCGTCCAGCGGGCAGCCGACAGGATCACCAACCGACAGGAGGACCAAGCGGCTTGA
- a CDS encoding DUF488 family protein, with protein MASHHSARPHDHARALAQRVRALREARGWTRERLAKEAGVAAGTLARLESEGVIQPGFFTVGAVAEALEVSLDELFRETKVAPGLWSAGYEGRDIDSFIASLLDSRIDVVADVRLTPISRKKGFSKTRLGEALAEAGIEYTHLRGLGNPKDNRAPFWDGRLDVGRAHFRGVLRSDEAQSDLDRLAEQARQSRVAVLCFEKDESRCHRQVVLETVRARAAVPVIPLA; from the coding sequence ATGGCAAGCCATCACTCAGCGCGTCCCCACGACCACGCCCGAGCACTCGCCCAGCGGGTCCGTGCGCTGCGGGAGGCCCGTGGGTGGACGCGGGAGCGGCTCGCCAAAGAAGCCGGCGTCGCGGCAGGGACGCTGGCCCGTCTGGAGAGCGAGGGAGTAATCCAGCCAGGTTTCTTCACCGTCGGCGCGGTCGCCGAGGCTCTTGAGGTCTCCCTGGATGAGCTCTTCCGGGAGACCAAGGTCGCTCCCGGCCTCTGGTCCGCTGGGTACGAAGGCCGCGACATCGACTCCTTCATCGCCTCTCTCCTCGACAGCCGTATCGATGTCGTGGCGGACGTACGACTCACGCCGATCAGCCGCAAGAAGGGCTTCAGCAAGACCCGCCTCGGGGAGGCACTTGCCGAGGCGGGCATCGAGTACACGCACCTGCGTGGCCTGGGCAACCCCAAGGACAACCGGGCGCCGTTCTGGGACGGTCGGCTCGACGTGGGCCGGGCTCACTTCCGCGGTGTGCTGCGGTCCGATGAGGCGCAGTCCGACCTCGATCGCCTTGCCGAGCAAGCTCGGCAGTCGCGTGTCGCCGTGCTGTGTTTCGAGAAGGACGAGAGCCGCTGCCACCGGCAGGTCGTCCTGGAGACGGTCCGTGCACGGGCCGCCGTGCCCGTAATTCCCTTGGCCTGA
- a CDS encoding helix-turn-helix transcriptional regulator, translated as MADEGQQGVLLSGEGNVAVRIKLEREARGWSTNALSDRLNEAGFEMNPSAVWRIENGKRRINLDEAIGFAEVFGIDLRNLVGPPQLAAQARAMELIDAVVDSFRETQRANAAYTKARDALDAYLAEHPDIREEADVMVSNAMAEASTKHLLETYGPQPGEHRDADPADEV; from the coding sequence ATGGCCGATGAAGGCCAGCAGGGCGTTTTGCTCAGCGGCGAGGGCAACGTCGCGGTGCGCATCAAGCTGGAGCGCGAGGCGCGCGGCTGGAGCACCAACGCTCTGTCCGACCGCCTGAACGAGGCAGGCTTCGAGATGAACCCGTCCGCGGTCTGGCGCATCGAGAACGGCAAACGCCGCATCAACCTCGACGAGGCCATCGGCTTCGCCGAGGTCTTCGGCATCGACCTACGCAACCTAGTAGGACCCCCGCAGCTCGCCGCCCAGGCCCGCGCCATGGAACTCATCGACGCAGTCGTGGACTCGTTCCGCGAGACCCAGCGCGCCAACGCCGCCTACACCAAGGCGCGCGATGCCCTCGACGCGTACCTCGCCGAGCACCCGGACATCCGCGAGGAGGCAGACGTGATGGTCTCCAACGCCATGGCCGAGGCGTCCACCAAGCATCTGCTGGAGACGTACGGACCGCAGCCCGGCGAGCATCGCGATGCCGATCCCGCAGACGAGGTGTAG